In Zingiber officinale cultivar Zhangliang chromosome 6A, Zo_v1.1, whole genome shotgun sequence, a single genomic region encodes these proteins:
- the LOC121994887 gene encoding skin secretory protein xP2-like, protein MIIKLISNIKCYFIYLGVQKQWSLEVRHYHCRFSLSDFYIMDIFRRARHRRHHSSIGQIDSPSDRMVPTPSPQAGPSRGQSPAEPSHGQSPAGPSRGPSPAGPSCGQSPAGPSCGQSPAGPSHGQSPAGPSCGQSPAGPSHGQSPAGPSCGQSPAGPSHGHSPSPLESPIPARHSTVDIADARLHIVPLGDS, encoded by the exons ATGATAATCAAGCTCATCTCGAACATCAAATGTTATTTCATCTATCTTGGGGTCCAAAAGCAATg GTCATTAGAGGTGAGACATTATCACTGCAGATTCTCGCTCTCTGACTTTTATATTATGGATATT TTTCGACGGGCACGCCATAGACGACACCATTCAAGCATTGGCCAGATTGATTCACCATCTGATAGGATGGTACCTACGCCCTCCCCTCAGGCAGGACCTTCTCGTGGGCAGTCGCCAGCAGAACCTTCTCATGGCCAGTCGCCGGCAGGACCCTCACGTGGACCATCCCCGGCAGGACCTTCATGTGGCCAGTCACCGGCAGGACCTTCATGTGGCCAGTCACCGGCAGGACCTTCACATGGGCAGTCACCGGCAGGACCTTCATGTGGCCAGTCACCGGCAGGACCTTCACATGGGCAGTCACCGGCAGGACCTTCATGTGGCCAGTCACCGGCAGGACCTTCACATGGCCATTCACCTTCCCCACTTGAGTCGCCGATACCTGCCAGACACTCAACCGTTGATATTGCCGACGCTCGACTGCATATAGTCCCTCTTGGAGACTCGtaa